A genomic segment from Papilio machaon chromosome 20, ilPapMach1.1, whole genome shotgun sequence encodes:
- the LOC106709186 gene encoding furin-like protease 2, whose translation MRSFVVFVLLTVLDLCLPLYHDQFALHIPDGAQYADDLAHKHGFINHGQIGNLRNFFLFSHPQISKRSINASYDYTNRLKNDPQVRWVMQQRELRRTKRDHQLKPRHVMRQSNAPSFPDPLFKEQWYLNGGAAGGLDMNVGYAWRKGYTGKGVVITILDDGIQPNHPDLIQNYDPAASTDINGNDTDPTPQDNGDNKHGTRCAGEVAAVAYNRYCGVGIAYNASIGGVRMLDGLVNDAVEAQALGFNTHHIDIYSASWGPEDDGKTVDGPGPLARRAFINGVTNGRGGKGSIFIWASGNGGRHTDSCNCDGYANSIFTISISSATQGGYKPWYLEECSSTLASTYSSGTPGRDKSVATVDMDVQLRPDHICTVDHTGTSASAPLAAGICALALEANPLITWRDMQHLIVMTSRSQPLEKEDGWIVNGVKRKVSHKFGYGLMDAAQIVSLAEQWVNVPPQHICKSQEINEDKSIETSFGYTISVHMDVNGCSGTMNEVRFLEHVQCKISLSFFPRGNLRILLTSPMGTTSTLLFERTHDATSSNFDDWPFLSVHFWGENAEGRWTLQIINAGNNHVTQTGVLKKWQLIFYGTATNPVRVRNKSYFSSNNLFENQKNYHLNDVYDASEYSQFLNEIELGLSDRRSNSNNIPSAQRKNVLADANDKQVQRMCDPECDSQGCYGKGPTQCVACKHYRLDNSCVSRCPPRSFVNQGGVCWPCHESCETCAGAGQDSCLTCAPAHLLVTDLAVCLQQCPDGYYEDPDANACFPCAEHCDTCADKADLCSSCAHSYVLFNGSCLASCPPGTYQKDDFGCVQCHESCESCSGPNATQCVSCRLGDFAYENRCVPQCSIGFYPDIQRRECLPCPTGCAVCSYSVCTLCIEKWMLSKGGKCLPGGSNKCDTSEYFEGGRCKNCHSTCEKCSGPNEWDCLSCSSPLLLQGTRCVAECGQGFYQIAGSCSKCPHTCSACVSRLNCTSCAGSLRLQSGTCRGICAAGYYPDDGICSKCYLSCQTCTGPRRDQCASCPPDWRLAAGECRPECPQNFFTWGESCRRCHHYCQDCHGAGPQRCTSCPRHFSLENGLCIECLSSQFYEPRSRTCQPCHESCRSCSGPGPTSCVTCAHPLRLDRVNHKCLPCCMENVSSMFLMLNETMDCCHCHKDIGGCLNGSSAGKRRIAENIRTHLTASFYVDDAKDPPSILQLDRDLVIAWCVGAAVGVVFATVLVVMVRTRKRKHLTLFPKTLYSQLTTVDEDLVKLATSTTKLKVTPIENVEMRNTVTDIEEPT comes from the exons atCGGAAACTTAaggaatttttttcttttttcacatCCTCAAATTAGCAAGCGATCTATAAATGCAAGTTATGATTACACGAATCGATTAAAAAACGACCCACAG GTAAGATGGGTGATGCAACAACGCGAGTTGAGGAGAACCAAAAGGGACCACCAATTGAAGCCGAGACATGTAATGCGGCAATCCAATGCACCTTCCTTCCCGGACCCATTGTTTAAAGAACAATGGTATTTG AACGGAGGCGCAGCGGGAGGTTTAGATATGAATGTAGGTTACGCTTGGAGAAAAGGATACACGGGAAAAGGGGTcgttataacaatattagaCGACGGCATACAACCTAATCATCCAGATTTAATACAGAACTAC gATCCAGCTGCTTCCACCGATATAAATGGTAACGATACAGATCCGACGCCGCAAGATAACGGAGACAATAAACACGGCACTAGATGCGCCGGAGAAGTGGCTGCCGTCGCTTACAATAGATACTGTGGCGTCGGTATTGCATACAACGCTAGTATAGGAGGCGTTAGAATGTTAGACGGCTTAGTGAATGACGCTGTCGAAGCTCAGGCACTCGGATTCAATACTCATCATATAGATATTTATAGTGCCTCATGGGGACCCGAGGATGACGGAAAGACTGTTGATGGTCCAGGTCCATTAGCCAGAAG AGCTTTTATAAATGGGGTAACAAATGGAAGAGGTGGAAAgggttctatttttatatgggCTTCGGGTAACGGTGGAAGGCATACCGATTCATGTAATTGTGATGGTTATGCAAATAGTATATTTACGATATCAATATCAAGTGCTACTCAAGGTGGTTATAAGCCTTGGTATTTAGAAGAATGTTCATCTACGTTAGCATCGACTTATAGTTCTGGGACGCCTGGGAGAGACAAGAGTGTCGCAACTGTAGATATGGACGTACAGTTAAGACCAGATCATATTTGTACAGTAGACCACACTGGTACATCAGCATCCGCCCCGTTAGCTGCAGGCATATGTGCTTTAGCTTTAGAAGCAAATCCTTTAATAACTTGGAGAGATATGCAACACCTTATTGTTATGACATCTAGGTCACAACCTTTAGAAAAAGAGGATGGTTGGATTGTAAATGGTGTTAAACGAAAAGTGAGCCACAAATTTGGCTACGGGCTAATGGATGCCGCGCAAATTGTATCTTTGGCTGAACAATGGGTAAATGTTCCTCCACAACATATATGTAAGTCTCAGGAGATAAACGAGGATAAATCAATTGAGACCTCTTTTGGTTATACGATATCTGTACACATGGATGTAAATGGTTGTAGTGGAACAATGAACGAGGTGAGATTTTTAGAACACGTTCAATGTAAAATATCACTAAGTTTCTTTCCGAGAGggaatttaagaattttactAACATCTCCTATGGGAACCACGTCTACTCTTTTATTTGAAAGGACCCATGATGCAACAAGTTCTAATTTTGATGACTGGCCATTTTTAAGCGTACACTTTTGGGGTGAAAATGCGGAAGGCAGATGgactttacaaataataaacgcAGGGAACAATCATGTCACACAAACTGGTGTGCTTAAGAAAtggcaattaatattttatggtaCAGCAACAAATCCAGTCAGAGTGAGgaataaaagctattttagTTCCAATAATTTGTTTGAGAATCAAAAGAACTATCACTTAAACGATGTATACGATGCTTCCGAGtattcacaatttttaaatgaaattgaattgGGCCTTTCTGATAGAAGGAGTAATAGTAACAATATTCCATCAGCACAACGTAAAAATGTACTAGCAGATGCCAATGACAAGCAAGTACAAAGAATGTGTGATCCTGAATGCGATTCTCAAGGATGTTATGGGAAGGGTCCTACACAATGTGTTGCTTGTAAACATTATCGTTTAGACAATTCATGTGTATCGAGATGTCCACCTAGAAGCTTCGTTAACCAAGGTGGAGTGTGCTGGCCATGTCATGAGTCGTGTGAAACATGCGCCGGTGCTGGGCAAGATTCTTGTTTAACTTGTGCTCCAGCTCATTTACTGGTAACAGATCTAGCAGTATGCCTTCAACAATGCCCAGACGGTTATTACGAAGACCCAGACGCCAATGCTTGTTTTCCTTGTGctgaacattgtgacacgtgTGCTGATAAAGCTGATTTATGTTCATCATGTGCTCATAGTTACGTTCTTTTCAACGGATCATGTTTAGCATCCTGTCCTCCTGGAACTTATCAAAAGGATGATTTTGGATGTGTTCAGTGTCATGAGAGTTGTGAATCGTGTAGTGGTCCAAACGCTACTCAATGTGTATCTTGCCGTCTTGGAGATTTCGCATATGAAAATCGTTGTGTTCCCCAATGTTCAATTGGATTCTATCCAGACATTCAGAGAAGGGAATGTTTACC gTGTCCTACAGGATGTGCGGTTTGTTCATATTCGGTGTGTACTCTTTGCATAGAAAAATGGATGTTATCTAAGGGAGGAAAATGTCTTCCTGGTGGAAGTAATAAATGTGATACTA GCGAATACTTTGAGGGCGGTCGCTGCAAAAATTGCCATTCCACTTGTGAGAAATGTAGCGGACCAAATGAATGGGATTGTTTGTCGTGCTCCAGCCCTTTACTACTTCAAGGTACAAG ATGTGTGGCAGAATGTGGGCAAGGGTTTTATCAAATAGCTGGTAGCTGTTCTAAATGCCCGCACACATGTTCAGCGTGTGTATCAAGATTGAACTGTACATCTTGTGCAGGATCGTTGAGATTACAGTCGGGAACTTGTAGAGGAATTTGTGCAGCAGGATACTACCCTGATGATGGGATATGTTCCAAATGTTATCTTTCCTGTCAGACTTGTACTGGTCCTAGAAGAGATCAGTGTGCATCTTGTCCGCCAGATTGGCGACTTGCGGCTGGGGAATGTAGACCTGAATGTCCTCAGAACTTTTTCACATGGGGTGAGAGCTGTCGCCGCTGTCATCATTATTGTCAAGACTGTCACGGGGCAGGCCCCCAGCGATGTACGTCGTGTCCTCGTCATTTTTCCTTGGAGAATGGTTTATGTATCGAATGTCTCAGCTCTCAGTTCTATGAGCCGAGATCTAGAACTTGCCAACCTTGTCACGAGTCCTGTCGCTCCTGTTCAGGACCGGGGCCAACGAGCTGCGTCACTTGCGCTCACCCACTGCGGTTAGATAG AGTAAATCATAAGTGCTTACCGTGTTGTATGGAAAATGTTTCATCTATGTTTCTAATGCTTAATGAAACAATGGATTGCTGTCACTGTCATAAAGATATTG GAGGCTGTTTAAATGGATCATCTGCTGGTAAACGTCGCATCGCAGAAAACATTCGAACTCATTTAACAGCATCGTTCTATGTCGATGATGCGAAGGACCCGCCTAGTATTTTACAGTTGGATCGAGATCTGGTGATTGCGTGGTGCGTGGGCGCTGCTGTTGGCGTTGTTTTCGCTACGGTGCTTGTTGTAATg GTAAGAACAAGGAAAAGAAAACACCTGACATTATTtccaaaaacattatattccCAACTAACAACAGTGGATGAGGATTTAGTAAAGCTGGCCACAtctacaacaaaattaaaagtgacACCAATCGAAAATGTCGAAATGAGAAATACTGTGACCGATATAGAAGAACCAACATAg